From one Kwoniella shandongensis chromosome 4, complete sequence genomic stretch:
- a CDS encoding chaperone DnaJ, translating to MPPRIPTRAFSALPISQQAVASSSTLPPPPPSTSRSRAASPRASPIQHFSTLQQSRASIDPRAERKRSFHSTPVHRASAKNPYEVLGVAKDASAGDIKKSYYALAKKWHPDSSKEKGAKERFHEIQNAYDILSDDSKRQAYDRYGSASTQDGFDSDAFARGAGGFGGFQDFGSAFGGGRGGNAGDLFEQLFGSAFGAGQNPFGGGGAGARSRPVRGDDLEAGVGLSFLEACNGSTRKIIITPVVDCKPCSGSGLKPGQKKSQCATCKGTGQQMFNMNGMMIASSCQACGGAGSTIPRGSRCGECDGVGRVKERKEVDVEIPAGVEDGMMIRMPGAGDMPLSASGPPGDLLVRVNVRPSTVFRRQGVNLYHDAKVPLHTALLGGIIRIPTLEGEVDVKVKGGTQNGEEAVLRGRGVKSVYGRGRNERGDLIVAWKIQIPRSLSPFQRKILQAYADDIEGRHPQITFGPLPSSSSTTTSSTPPPSSSSTPNGETYSSSPRQKAKAEAERPYTRSYEAEDLDDRPNSSSSSSSSPGGVVGTIAAAIGGAIGWVERLLGSDESIVDDKKEQEKKDDGEGEAVKEEPESEPEEEKKAATG from the exons ATGCCGCCTAGAATACCAACAAGAGCATTCTCAGCTCTGCCTATATCACAACAGGCTGTGGCAAGTTCGTCGAcgttaccaccaccaccaccttcgacttCTAGATCCAGAGCAGCATCTCCTCGTGCTTCGCCCATACAGCACTTCAGCACACTCCAGCAGTCTCGGGCTTCGATCGATCCACGAGCAGAGAGAAAG CGATCATTCCATTCTACCCCGGTCCACCGAGCATCGGCCAAAAATCCCTACGAGGTTTTGGGCGTAGCGAAGGACGCTTCAGCGGGAGACATCAAGAAATCATACTACGCT CTTGCGAAGAAATGGCATCCCGATTCgagcaaggagaagggtgcGAAAGAACGATTCCACGAGATTCAGAATGCCTACGAT ATCCTCTCTGACGACAGCAAACGACAAGCTTACGATCGATACGGTTCCGCTTCTACACAAGACGGATTCGATTCGGATGCTTTCGCGAGAGGAGCTGGTGGATTTGGTGGATTCCAAGATTTCGGATCAGCTTTCGGAGGTGGACGTGGTGGCAATGCCGGAGACCTATTCGAACAGCTGTTCGGGAGTGCTTTCGGCGCTGGACAAAATCCtttcggaggtggtggcgcGGGTGCACGATCTCGACCTGTCCGAGGCGACGATCTAGAAGCTGGTGTAGGACTATCTTTCCTCGAAGCGTGTAATGGTTCTACTCGaaagatcatcatcacccccGTGGTCGACTGTAAGCCCTGTTCTGGATCGGGATTAAAGCCTGGTCAGAAGAAATCGCAATGCGCGACATGTAAGGGAACCGGACAACAAATGTTCAACATGAACGGAATGATGATTGCTTCGTCATGTCAAGCTTGTGGAGGTGCAGGATCGACCATCCCTCGAGGATCGAGATGCGGAGAATGTGACGGTGTCGGACGAGTCaaggagagaaaagaagTGGACGTTGAGATTCCAGcaggtgtggaagatgggatgatgatcaggatgCCTGGAGCAGGAGATATGCCCTTATCAGCCAGCGGACCCCCCGGAGACCTTCTCGTCAGAGTCAACGTCAGACCATCGACTGTCTTCCGAAGACAAGGTGTCAATCTTTACCACGACGCGAAGGTCCCTTTGCACACGGCGTTATTGGGCGGTATCATCAGAATACCGACATTGGAGGGTGAAGTGGAcgtcaaggtcaagggagGCACGCAGAATGGAGAGGAGGCGGTCttgagaggtcgaggtgtgaAGAGCGTatatggacgaggaaggaacGAAAGGGGAGACTTGATCGTCGCCTGGAAGATCCAGATTCCTAG ATCACTATCCCCCTTCCAGCGAAAGATCTTACAAGCCTACGCAGATGACATAGAAGGACGACATCCTCAAATCACCTTTGGacccctcccttcttcttcttccaccaccaccagtagtacccctcctccttcatcatcttcaactcCAAATGGTGAGActtattcctcttctcctcgtcagaaAGCCAAAGCCGAAGCCGAACGACCCTACACCCGTTCTTACGAGGCGGAAGACCTTGACGATCGACCAaactcgtcatcgtcgtcgtcttcttctcctggaGGGGTAGTGGGGACTATCGCTGCTGCTATAGGGGGAGCGATAGGATGGGTCGAACGGCTTCTCGGCA GTGATGAATCGATCGTTGACGACAAGAAAGAGCaggaaaagaaggacgatggtgagggagaggcggtgaaggaggagcCGGAATCGGAAccggaagaggagaagaaggcagctACCGGATAG